In a single window of the Nocardioides sp. L-11A genome:
- a CDS encoding sulfatase, which yields MARGRSGELRASLALSDWALTGLDDPATVPAPRRPALTPTPTPAFTRTVERPNVLLVTVDDLATIDMPYLPRVRRLMERGGVAFADALAPTPLCAPSRASLLSGQYAHNHGARTVSGLQGGYSAFSHHDTLATALQGAGYDTLFTGKFINGYGENGTAHEVPEGWTDWRATVDPSTYRFFGPRMNVNGVVGRSKGYTTDVMTAHAQEMISADRDGRPWFAWVNYVAPHVGFPGGKDDPKRLFPGTPAGELKTTVPAPKDRGRYRKVPLPLVPSSFPDGDPTVPAHAPANAHRFDALQKRALNIVYQRRIEAARGLDRAMAKLFRTLRRTGQLDRTLVVFHSDNGYAIGPHNMNGKRFHYDESLRVPLYMRGPGLPRGVVVPTAVTVPDLTATILAATGVTPPRPLDGVDVLPWIGAPPQVRVVPISAWMGRGEERRARRVYSGVRVGTWTYVEYRRGGAELYDRSRDPYEIQNLADDPAHAPVRAALASLNARYRASGGASAPNQLYAAEQLVR from the coding sequence GTGGCGCGTGGCAGGAGCGGCGAGCTGCGGGCGTCGCTGGCGCTCAGCGACTGGGCGCTCACCGGGCTCGACGATCCCGCGACGGTGCCCGCGCCGCGGCGCCCGGCGCTGACCCCGACCCCCACGCCGGCCTTCACCCGCACGGTGGAGCGGCCCAACGTGCTGCTGGTCACCGTGGACGACCTGGCCACGATCGACATGCCCTACCTGCCCCGGGTCCGCCGGCTGATGGAGCGGGGCGGCGTCGCCTTCGCCGACGCCCTGGCGCCCACCCCGCTGTGCGCGCCCTCGCGGGCCTCGCTGCTCAGCGGTCAGTACGCCCACAACCACGGGGCGCGCACCGTCAGCGGACTGCAGGGCGGCTACTCCGCGTTCTCCCACCACGACACCCTCGCCACGGCCCTGCAGGGCGCCGGCTACGACACCCTGTTCACCGGCAAGTTCATCAACGGCTACGGCGAGAACGGCACCGCCCACGAGGTCCCCGAGGGCTGGACCGACTGGCGGGCGACGGTCGACCCCTCGACGTACCGCTTCTTCGGGCCGCGGATGAACGTCAACGGTGTCGTCGGGAGATCGAAGGGCTACACCACCGATGTGATGACGGCGCACGCGCAGGAGATGATCAGCGCCGACCGCGACGGCCGCCCCTGGTTCGCCTGGGTCAACTACGTCGCGCCGCACGTCGGCTTCCCCGGCGGCAAGGACGACCCGAAGCGGCTCTTCCCCGGCACGCCGGCCGGCGAGCTCAAGACGACGGTGCCCGCCCCGAAGGACCGCGGCCGCTACCGCAAGGTGCCGCTCCCCCTGGTGCCCAGCTCGTTCCCCGACGGCGACCCGACCGTGCCCGCGCACGCGCCGGCCAACGCCCACCGGTTCGACGCACTGCAGAAGCGGGCGCTGAACATCGTCTACCAGCGGCGGATCGAGGCGGCCCGGGGCCTGGACCGGGCGATGGCCAAGCTGTTCCGCACCCTGCGCCGCACCGGGCAACTGGACCGCACGCTGGTCGTGTTCCACTCCGACAACGGCTACGCCATCGGGCCGCACAACATGAACGGCAAGCGGTTCCACTACGACGAGTCGCTGCGCGTCCCCCTCTACATGCGCGGTCCCGGCCTGCCGCGGGGCGTCGTGGTGCCCACGGCGGTCACGGTGCCCGACCTCACCGCGACCATCCTCGCGGCGACCGGCGTCACCCCGCCCCGACCGCTCGACGGCGTCGACGTGCTGCCCTGGATCGGCGCGCCGCCCCAGGTGCGCGTGGTGCCCATCTCCGCCTGGATGGGACGGGGCGAGGAGCGCCGGGCCCGGCGCGTCTACTCCGGCGTCCGCGTCGGCACCTGGACCTATGTCGAATACCGCCGCGGTGGCGCCGAGCTCTACGACCGCAGCCGCGACCCCTACGAGATCCAGAACCTCGCCGACGACCCCGCCCACGCACCGGTGCGCGCCGCGCTCGCCTCGCTCAACGCGCGCTACCGCGCCAGCGGCGGGGCGAGCGCACCGAACCAGCTGTACGCCGCCGAGCAGCTGGTCCGCTGA